From Musa acuminata AAA Group cultivar baxijiao chromosome BXJ3-8, Cavendish_Baxijiao_AAA, whole genome shotgun sequence, one genomic window encodes:
- the LOC135645351 gene encoding E3 ubiquitin-protein ligase UPL1-like — MDTDEEKLILHERAEVDDFELIPGGRNITVGGENKHEYVTHVAENWRTTAIRPQINAFMESFRKNVHGKLLLFFCLTDSLRSTSNQWMIYEQTPSVLATTMHPPSSNGSGKLFRVSARRIVEFDSCNLSLAPPRYLSLSEASSFP, encoded by the exons ATGGATACAGATGAAGAGAAGCTGATATTACATGAGAGGGCAGAG GTAGATGATTTTGAGTTGATACCTGGTGGGAGAAATATTACGGTTGGTGGGGAAAATAAACATGAATATGTGACTCATGTAGCAGAGAATTGGCGAACGACTGCAATTAGGCCTCAGATTAATGCATTTATGGAAAGTTTCA GAAAAAATGTGCATGGAAAGCTGCTATTGTTTTTTTGTCTTACAGACTCACTACGTTCCACCTCCAATCAGTGGATGATTTACGAGCAAACACCGAGTGTTTTGGCTACAACAATGCATCCTCCATCATCCAATGGTTCTGGGAAGTTGTTCAGGGTTTCAGCAAGGAGGATAGTAGAGTTCGATTCCTGCAATTTGTCTCTGGCACCTCCAAGGTATCTTTCTTTATCTGAAGCCTCCAGCTTTCCGTAG
- the LOC103994850 gene encoding putative pentatricopeptide repeat-containing protein At3g25060, mitochondrial: MLSALSRPSLNHLLRSCSDAQALVQIHALMLVTGSLYYPHSSGHLTSAYARIGDVAAAHSVFRTASNPNISTWNALIIAHSRRRSLDQVLRLYRLLVSRGRPRPDSSTFTVTLKACAQSFDLRSGQEVMAHASDLGYSHDVFVCSSVLNMYAKCGKMDDAMRVFDEMPKKDIVSWTTMITGFVNAGNPVEAIEVYRKMQAEGVEGDGIVMVGLLQACAAFGDMGIGQSVHGHMLRHHIETDVVVETSLVDMYAKNGFLETAHIAFEKMSSKNVVSWSALIMGYAQNGFASDALWMLIKMQEFGLCPDSVALVSAILACSHIGFLKLGKSIHGFIMRRFDFDHILGTAVIDMYSKCGSLLSARELFDRVCSRDLISWNTMIASYGVHGHGKEALSTFLEMSKTELKPDHATFASLLSAFSHSGLVEEGRHWFNLMRQEYRIDPSDKHYVCMVDLLARAGHVEEACELIQSMPDEPGVAVWVALLSGCHNHKKLELGQYAAGKVLELCPDDSGIYSLVSNVFAVAKNWDKVVEVRRRMKNMGTRKVPGYSLVEVGGKLHAFRMEDRSHPQYERIMDLLKRLDFEMRKLGYKPKTEFVFHDLDEDVKERMLGNHSEKLAIAFGLLTTSPGTRIVIIKNLRICGDCHDAIKCISEIVNREIVVRDVKRFHHFRNGLCSCGDHW; this comes from the coding sequence ATGCTCTCGGCATTGTCCCGTCCAAGTTTGAACCATCTCCTGAGATCATGCAGCGACGCTCAAGCGTTGGTCCAAATCCATGCCCTCATGCTCGTCACCGGATCTCTGTACTACCCTCACTCCTCTGGCCATTTGACCTCTGCGTACGCCCGGATCGGCGACGTCGCCGCCGCCCACTCCGTCTTCCGGACCGCCTCCAACCCCAACATCTCCACATGGAACGCCCTCATTATTGCCCACTCCCGGCGACGTTCTCTCGACCAAGTCCTCCGCCTTTACCGCCTCCTTGTCTCCCGGGGCCGGCCGCGGCCCGACAGTTCCACGTTCACCGTGACCCTTAAGGCTTGCGCTCAATCGTTTGATCTCAGGTCCGGACAGGAGGTTATGGCCCATGCCTCGGATCTCGGGTACTCGCATGATGTGTTCGTTTGCTCTTCGGTACTTAATATGTATGCAAAATGTGGGAAAATGGATGATGCTATGAgggtgttcgacgaaatgcctAAGAAGGATATCGTTTCTTGGACCACAATGATCACGGGGTTTGTAAACGCTGGGAATCCAGTGGAAGCAATAGAGGTTTATAGGAAGATGCAAGCCGAGGGTGTTGAGGGAGATGGGATCGTGATGGTTGGCCTGTTGCAAGCATGTGCGGCATTCGGAGACATGGGGATCGGTCAGTCTGTTCATGGGCATATGTTGCGGCATCACATTGAAACAGATGTTGTTGTCGAGACTAGTCTTGTGGACATGTACGCCAAAAATGGTTTCTTGGAAACTGCACACATTGCCTTCGAGAAAATGTCTTCTAAAAATGTTGTGTCATGGAGTGCATTGATAATGGGCTATGCTCAAAATGGATTTGCTAGTGATGCACTATGGATGTTGATCAAGATGCAGGAGTTTGGTTTGTGTCCTGATTCAGTTGCACTTGTGAGTGCTATTTTGGCATgttctcacattgggtttttgAAATTGGGCAAGTCCATTCATGGGTTCATAATGAGGAGGTTTGATTTTGATCATATCCTGGGTACTGCAGTTATTGACATGTACTCCAAGTGTGGCTCCCTCTTGAGTGCTCGTGAACTTTTCGATAGGGTTTGTTCAAGAGACCTGATCTCGTGGAACACAATGATTGCTAGTTACGGTGTTCATGGACATGGGAAGGAGGCACTATCGACCTTCCTAGAAATGAGCAAAACTGAATTGAAGCCTGACCATGCCACATTTGCTTCCCTGTTATCTGCTTTCAGTCACTCGGGCCTTGTAGAAGAAGGACGTCACTGGTTCAATCTCATGAGACAGGAGTACAGGAttgatccaagtgacaagcactaTGTTTGCATGGTAGATCTTTTAGCTCGTGCTGGTCATGTTGAAGAAGCCTGTGAGCTCATCCAGTCCATGCCAGATGAACCAGGAGTTGCAGTCTGGGTTGCACTCCTTTCTGGTTGTCACAATCACAAAAAGTTGGAGTTAGGCCAGTATGCAGCAGGAAAGGTTCTTGAGCTATGCCCTGATGACTCGGGCATATATTCCTTGGTGTCAAATGTTTTTGCCGTGGCAAAGAATTGGGATAAGGTAGTTGAGGTGCGAAGGAGAATGAAGAATATGGGGACAAGGAAAGTACCAGGGTATAGCTTAGTGGAAGTTGGAGGAAAGCTTCATGCTTTTCGAATGGAGGATAGGAGCCATCCCCAATATGAAAGGATCATGGATTTGTTAAAGAGATTGGACTTCGAGATGAGGAAATTGGGTTACAAACCAAAGACAGAGTTTGTGTTCCATGACCTTGACGAGGATGTGAAAGAGAGAATGCTTGGCAATCACAGTGAAAAATTAGCTATTGCCTTTGGGTTGTTGACCACCAGTCCAGGGACAAGAATTGTTATCATAAAGAACTTAAGGATATGTGGAGATTGTCATGACGCAATAAAGTGTATTTCAGAGATAGTAAACCGGGAGATCGTTGTAAGGGATGTGAAAAGGTTCCACCATTTTAGGAATGGACTTTGCTCTTGTGGAGATCACTGGTAA